In Paraburkholderia acidisoli, one DNA window encodes the following:
- a CDS encoding sensor histidine kinase gives MSDFQAVLEHFAEPWLVLDDKLALVCANAAWRERFMGTASAGAPLPANGAVAAVVAHLRASRVPLSRVFRLDLALADSRDGGRRYWRMHASPLPADGDRAALMALRFEDVTAQLDAGETERREKAKLRSYARLGEILARQTGTKTAATRSTLNGNIDPTLALAELGVWQIDLASGSVECNDRCLRDLALEPLADAKRFGEAVQLSAANLQRVQAGESFESELRVDHADGPHWVLVRGSGSAQDDGLTGRVGGITLDITSRKKHELELSALADKERDAREQSEALARAMDEFVAAVSHELRSPLNAIISWGELLRLSSDPAAVTKAGDAIRRNGRQLSLMVDDLLDSGAIASGKLSVQLQPLDLGALATLAAEDVRKQAERKNLTLDASQVSSCTVMADEGRIRQVIWNLLSNAIKFTEAGGVRIALAADGSAARLSVEDTGRGIPAAQLPQIFGRFVQIDARSSGRAGGLGLGLWLVKHIVELHGGTVSVTSEGAGHGSTFTVTLPLLA, from the coding sequence TTGAGTGATTTTCAGGCTGTGTTGGAGCACTTTGCCGAGCCCTGGCTCGTGCTGGACGACAAGCTCGCGCTCGTCTGCGCCAACGCGGCGTGGCGCGAGCGGTTCATGGGGACGGCTTCGGCGGGGGCGCCACTGCCCGCGAACGGCGCCGTCGCGGCCGTCGTCGCCCATCTCCGCGCGAGCCGGGTGCCGCTGTCGCGCGTGTTCCGGCTCGATCTCGCGCTGGCGGATAGCCGCGACGGCGGCCGGCGCTACTGGCGCATGCACGCCTCGCCGCTGCCCGCCGATGGCGACCGTGCCGCGCTAATGGCGCTGCGTTTCGAGGACGTGACCGCCCAGCTGGACGCGGGCGAAACGGAACGGCGCGAAAAGGCCAAGCTCCGCTCTTACGCGCGACTGGGCGAAATTCTCGCCAGGCAAACGGGGACGAAAACGGCGGCGACGCGAAGCACGCTGAACGGCAACATCGACCCCACGCTCGCGCTCGCGGAGCTTGGCGTATGGCAAATCGACCTGGCCTCGGGCAGCGTGGAATGCAACGACCGGTGCCTGCGCGATCTGGCGTTGGAGCCGTTGGCCGATGCGAAGCGATTCGGCGAAGCGGTGCAGCTCAGCGCGGCGAATCTCCAGCGCGTGCAGGCGGGCGAATCCTTCGAAAGCGAACTGCGCGTCGATCATGCGGACGGCCCGCACTGGGTGCTCGTGCGTGGCTCGGGCAGCGCGCAGGACGATGGCCTTACCGGCCGGGTCGGCGGCATTACGCTCGACATCACCTCGCGCAAGAAACACGAACTCGAGCTTTCGGCGTTGGCCGACAAAGAACGCGACGCCCGCGAGCAAAGCGAGGCGTTGGCGCGCGCGATGGACGAGTTCGTCGCGGCGGTGAGCCATGAACTGCGCTCGCCGCTGAACGCGATCATTTCATGGGGCGAACTGTTGAGGCTCTCCTCCGACCCCGCCGCGGTGACGAAGGCCGGCGACGCGATCCGTCGCAACGGGCGCCAGCTTTCGCTGATGGTGGACGACCTGCTCGACAGCGGCGCCATTGCCTCGGGCAAACTTTCCGTGCAGTTGCAGCCGCTCGACCTGGGCGCGCTGGCGACGCTCGCGGCGGAGGACGTGCGCAAGCAGGCCGAGCGCAAAAATCTCACGCTGGACGCGAGCCAGGTGAGTTCCTGCACGGTCATGGCCGACGAAGGCCGCATCCGCCAGGTCATCTGGAATCTGCTTTCCAACGCCATCAAGTTCACGGAAGCAGGCGGCGTGCGCATTGCGCTCGCGGCGGACGGTTCCGCCGCCCGCCTGAGCGTCGAGGACACCGGGCGCGGCATTCCGGCCGCGCAATTGCCGCAGATCTTCGGCCGCTTCGTGCAGATCGACGCGCGTTCGAGCGGTCGCGCGGGCGGCCTCGGACTCGGGCTGTGGCTCGTGAAGCATATCGTCGAGCTTCATGGCGGAACGGTGAGCGTCACCAGCGAAGGCGCGGGACACGGTTCGACGTTCACGGTAACGCTGCCGCTGCTGGCATGA
- a CDS encoding NIPSNAP family protein has product MITCYLRYVIDPYQLDQFEHYAKMWIPLVEKFGGQHHGYFLPSEGANDIALALFSFPSLAAYETYRKDSMQDAECLAAFRYAQETRCIVSYERSFMRPVFA; this is encoded by the coding sequence ATGATTACGTGCTATTTGCGTTATGTGATCGATCCGTACCAACTCGATCAATTCGAGCATTACGCCAAAATGTGGATTCCGCTGGTCGAGAAATTCGGCGGCCAGCATCACGGTTATTTTTTGCCGTCCGAAGGCGCGAACGACATTGCACTCGCGCTGTTTTCGTTTCCGAGCCTGGCCGCTTACGAAACCTACCGCAAAGACTCGATGCAAGACGCCGAATGCTTGGCCGCGTTTCGCTACGCGCAGGAAACGCGTTGTATCGTGAGTTACGAGCGCAGTTTCATGCGGCCGGTGTTCGCGTAA
- a CDS encoding response regulator, giving the protein MARVLLVDDEPEILEAWSFALGYAGYEVDCARNGREALRAVEAQLPDLVVTDLMMPVMSGEDFCRALRGNPAWSRIPILLHSSARVGSTNLWDAVLRKPAHMETFLQTAEKLIRG; this is encoded by the coding sequence ATGGCACGAGTCCTTCTTGTAGACGACGAACCGGAGATTCTTGAAGCGTGGAGTTTCGCACTCGGCTACGCGGGGTACGAGGTCGACTGCGCGCGGAACGGTCGGGAAGCGCTGCGCGCGGTCGAGGCGCAATTGCCCGATCTCGTCGTCACCGACCTGATGATGCCGGTCATGAGCGGGGAGGACTTTTGCCGCGCCTTACGAGGCAATCCGGCATGGAGCCGCATTCCCATCCTGCTGCATTCGTCGGCCCGGGTCGGATCGACGAATCTTTGGGACGCCGTGCTCAGAAAGCCGGCCCACATGGAAACCTTTCTCCAGACAGCGGAAAAGCTGATTCGCGGTTGA
- a CDS encoding ATPase domain-containing protein: protein MDKTLARLSSDVPGLDEITGGGLIAGSSYIIQGRPGAGKTILANQIAFAQARQGRKVLYVTLLAESHDRLFQSLSTLDFFEDSRVSKDLTYLSLFRTLREEGLSALVAMLRSELMRQQASILVLDGLLNARESGQSNLDVKTFVAELQGHAAFTGCTVLFLTSAHTDESSPEHTMVDGVLQLDESLFESRTARHIRVAKSRGSRAMGGLHAYEITDRGIEIYPRLEAAFAVPTQSDRASAERIDTGIEGLDERVGGGLPGSSVSVIVGPAGSGKTTFGLGFLRAATPERPAVHFGFYETEQRLTRKAKALGIDLPALIDSGALTLLWRPLTENLLDKLAYDLLNAVRVSKAERLFIDGLAGFERATVIPHRMVEFFAALTNELRGAGVTTVCTWEVKELSGPWITNPSPEILSQIDNILALEHVRTKGVLRRCVTVLKVRDSDYDTSVAEIKIAANGGLRVTGNLLEGDGASLGSAEADRRQR from the coding sequence ATGGACAAGACGCTTGCGCGACTCTCCAGCGATGTTCCCGGACTCGACGAAATCACCGGCGGCGGTTTGATCGCCGGTTCTTCGTACATTATCCAAGGGCGTCCCGGCGCGGGTAAAACCATCCTCGCGAATCAGATCGCGTTTGCTCAAGCGCGGCAGGGGCGAAAAGTCCTGTATGTCACGCTGCTCGCCGAGTCCCATGACCGCCTGTTTCAATCGCTTTCCACGCTCGACTTTTTCGAAGATTCGCGCGTCAGCAAAGACCTCACCTATCTGAGTCTGTTTCGCACGCTGCGCGAAGAGGGCTTGAGCGCGCTCGTCGCCATGCTGCGCAGCGAGCTGATGCGGCAGCAGGCCAGCATACTCGTGCTCGACGGGCTGCTGAACGCGAGAGAAAGCGGGCAGAGCAATCTGGACGTCAAGACGTTCGTGGCGGAGCTTCAGGGCCATGCCGCGTTCACCGGCTGCACCGTGCTGTTTCTCACGAGCGCCCACACCGACGAATCCAGCCCCGAACACACCATGGTGGACGGCGTGCTGCAACTCGACGAAAGCCTGTTCGAGTCGCGTACCGCGCGCCATATTCGGGTGGCGAAGTCGCGTGGCAGCCGCGCGATGGGCGGTCTGCACGCCTATGAAATCACCGACCGCGGCATTGAAATCTATCCCCGGCTGGAGGCGGCGTTCGCCGTTCCCACCCAGTCCGACCGCGCGAGCGCCGAGCGCATCGACACGGGTATCGAGGGCCTCGACGAACGCGTGGGCGGCGGCTTGCCCGGCAGCTCCGTTTCCGTGATCGTGGGTCCGGCCGGCAGCGGCAAGACCACGTTCGGGCTCGGTTTCCTGCGCGCGGCCACGCCCGAGCGGCCCGCGGTGCATTTCGGCTTCTACGAAACCGAACAACGGCTCACGCGCAAGGCGAAGGCGCTCGGCATCGATTTGCCGGCGCTGATCGATTCGGGCGCGCTCACGCTCCTCTGGCGTCCGCTCACCGAGAACCTGCTCGACAAACTCGCTTACGACCTGCTCAACGCGGTTCGCGTGTCGAAGGCCGAGCGCCTGTTTATCGACGGATTGGCGGGCTTCGAGCGCGCCACCGTCATTCCGCATCGCATGGTGGAGTTTTTCGCCGCGCTCACGAATGAATTGCGCGGCGCCGGGGTCACCACGGTCTGCACGTGGGAGGTCAAGGAACTGTCTGGACCGTGGATCACCAATCCCTCGCCGGAAATTCTGAGCCAGATCGACAACATCCTCGCCCTCGAACACGTGCGCACGAAAGGCGTGCTGCGGCGCTGCGTGACCGTGCTCAAGGTGCGGGACAGCGACTACGACACGTCCGTGGCCGAGATCAAGATCGCTGCCAACGGCGGATTGCGGGTGACGGGAAATCTGCTGGAGGGGGATGGCGCTTCGCTGGGAAGCGCCGAGGCAGATCGTCGTCAGCGGTGA
- a CDS encoding dodecin: MSDHVYKQIELTGSSKTSTDEAIRNAIAKASKTLHHLHWFEVTDTRGQIEDGKIAYWQVTIKVGLRVED, from the coding sequence ATGTCAGACCACGTCTACAAGCAGATCGAACTCACCGGCTCGTCGAAGACCTCGACCGACGAAGCGATCCGCAACGCCATCGCCAAGGCGTCGAAAACGCTGCATCACCTGCACTGGTTCGAAGTCACCGACACGCGGGGCCAAATCGAGGACGGCAAGATCGCCTACTGGCAAGTGACCATCAAGGTCGGTTTGCGCGTCGAGGACTGA
- a CDS encoding GAF domain-containing protein yields the protein MHSPLSTDTDLQPRALELADLTHLARSIRLPAQPAAIFRDVQEVAAATIGMRLFTIMAYDAEHEEVERLYSNMPDVYPNGGRKKKRGTPWAQRILADLKPFRAATQDDLRDAFDDHAVMTSMGLGSILNIPIAFDGRCIGTMNLTHVEGWYTARHEELGILLGAFLAPALVAHRGAQH from the coding sequence ATGCACTCTCCACTTTCCACTGATACCGACCTGCAACCGCGCGCGCTCGAACTCGCCGATCTCACGCACCTCGCACGCAGCATTCGCCTGCCCGCGCAACCGGCGGCGATCTTTCGCGACGTGCAGGAAGTTGCGGCCGCAACCATCGGCATGCGGCTCTTCACGATCATGGCCTATGACGCCGAGCACGAGGAAGTCGAGCGCCTGTATTCGAATATGCCCGACGTGTACCCGAACGGCGGCCGCAAGAAGAAGCGCGGCACGCCTTGGGCGCAGCGCATTCTCGCCGACCTGAAACCATTTCGCGCGGCCACCCAGGACGATCTGCGCGACGCCTTCGACGATCACGCGGTCATGACTTCGATGGGTCTCGGCTCGATCCTCAATATCCCGATCGCGTTCGACGGGCGCTGCATCGGCACGATGAATCTCACTCACGTGGAAGGCTGGTACACGGCGCGCCACGAGGAGCTGGGCATTCTGCTGGGCGCGTTTCTCGCACCGGCGCTGGTCGCGCATCGCGGCGCGCAACACTAA
- a CDS encoding response regulator, with translation MTTLVIVDDESLVTEFLSFLLNGAGYEVHAAFNGRDAIALIERQRPALVITDLMMPVMSGLGLAKAIRHHDELAQLPIILCSSAPDPVTPEESLMFSAILRKPYPPNRLLELVTRFAGEAEPGVGAGDR, from the coding sequence ATGACTACCCTGGTTATTGTCGACGACGAATCGCTCGTGACCGAGTTTTTGTCGTTCCTCTTAAACGGTGCAGGCTACGAGGTTCATGCCGCGTTCAACGGCAGGGATGCGATCGCGCTGATCGAACGGCAGCGCCCCGCGCTGGTCATTACCGATCTCATGATGCCGGTCATGTCAGGCCTGGGGCTTGCGAAAGCCATTCGTCATCACGACGAACTCGCGCAGCTGCCCATCATTTTGTGCAGTTCCGCGCCGGATCCCGTGACGCCGGAGGAAAGCCTGATGTTCAGTGCGATCCTGCGCAAGCCCTATCCCCCCAACCGTCTGCTGGAACTGGTGACGCGTTTCGCGGGCGAGGCGGAGCCTGGCGTCGGCGCCGGCGACCGGTGA
- a CDS encoding DUF3079 domain-containing protein, with protein MAKKIPLYPQHPERICWGCDRYCPANSLSCGNGSSRTQHPIELLGEDWLDHGDWGFETQAETAAALEPAAGRA; from the coding sequence ATGGCCAAGAAAATCCCCCTCTATCCCCAACACCCTGAACGCATCTGCTGGGGCTGCGACCGCTATTGCCCGGCCAATTCGCTCAGTTGCGGCAACGGTTCGAGCCGCACGCAACATCCCATCGAATTGCTCGGCGAAGACTGGCTCGACCACGGCGATTGGGGCTTCGAGACGCAAGCCGAAACGGCTGCCGCGCTCGAACCCGCTGCCGGGCGCGCGTAA
- a CDS encoding MFS transporter — MASGNAGTSGNAHRWLIVFALGYLALLVDGADVMMYGLTLTRIKHEFGLSNVEAGALGSLTLLGMAIGGILGGWASDSLGRVRVVVWAMVLFSVGAGLLGFTHSFVEFAVVRFISAMGIGCMVLVTTLVAEYVPMARRSLILGVLQTAISAGYITVIALSNWILPHYGWRMLFYVAVAPVFIALAIHFFVPEPPTWRVSEATRHPSGRRWHDNRYALIFANREARRMFILWSLASVFALSGFYGLNNWLPTYLESELHIKFSSMTGYMTATWVVAFIGKIVAGWLGDRWSRRGVYALGCVGAAIFLPVIVLFHSRENIAWLMLVFGFLYGVPLGTIGTFMSESFETRIRGTAVGGSYNVGRFCSGAAPVVIGFIATQFSIGMGFLVVGAVFFLSGMTVLFIPDRLHDTNVNEAEAPIAEASDGALTRTPAA; from the coding sequence ATGGCATCAGGCAACGCAGGCACCTCCGGTAACGCGCATCGCTGGCTGATCGTATTCGCGCTCGGCTATCTGGCGCTGCTCGTCGACGGCGCCGACGTCATGATGTACGGCCTCACGCTCACGCGTATCAAGCACGAGTTCGGCCTGAGCAACGTGGAAGCGGGCGCGCTCGGCAGCCTCACGCTGCTCGGCATGGCGATCGGCGGCATTCTCGGCGGCTGGGCGAGCGATTCCCTCGGCCGCGTGCGCGTGGTGGTGTGGGCGATGGTGTTGTTTTCCGTGGGCGCGGGACTGCTTGGCTTCACGCACAGCTTCGTGGAGTTCGCGGTCGTGCGTTTCATCAGCGCGATGGGCATTGGCTGCATGGTGCTCGTCACCACGCTCGTGGCCGAATATGTGCCAATGGCGCGGCGCTCGCTGATACTCGGCGTGCTGCAAACGGCCATTTCCGCGGGCTATATCACGGTAATCGCGCTGAGCAACTGGATCTTGCCGCACTACGGCTGGCGCATGCTGTTTTACGTGGCCGTGGCGCCCGTGTTCATCGCACTGGCCATTCACTTTTTCGTGCCCGAACCGCCCACGTGGCGCGTGAGCGAGGCCACGCGCCACCCGAGCGGCCGCCGCTGGCACGACAACCGCTATGCGCTGATCTTCGCGAATCGCGAGGCGCGCCGCATGTTCATCTTGTGGTCGCTCGCCTCGGTGTTCGCGCTCTCGGGGTTTTATGGCTTGAACAACTGGCTGCCCACCTATCTGGAAAGCGAACTGCACATCAAGTTCAGTTCGATGACGGGCTATATGACGGCGACGTGGGTGGTCGCCTTCATCGGCAAGATCGTGGCGGGCTGGCTCGGCGACCGCTGGAGCCGGCGCGGCGTGTATGCGCTCGGCTGTGTGGGTGCGGCGATCTTTCTCCCCGTGATCGTGCTGTTTCACTCGCGCGAAAATATCGCGTGGCTCATGCTCGTATTCGGCTTTCTTTATGGCGTGCCGCTCGGCACGATTGGCACGTTCATGTCGGAGAGTTTCGAAACGCGCATACGCGGCACGGCCGTGGGCGGCTCGTACAACGTGGGCCGCTTTTGCTCCGGCGCCGCGCCGGTGGTGATCGGTTTTATCGCCACGCAGTTTTCGATTGGCATGGGCTTTCTCGTGGTGGGCGCCGTGTTCTTTCTGAGCGGCATGACGGTGCTATTCATTCCGGACCGCCTGCACGACACGAACGTGAACGAAGCCGAAGCGCCCATTGCCGAGGCAAGCGACGGTGCGCTTACGCGAACACCGGCCGCATGA
- a CDS encoding Pr6Pr family membrane protein encodes MSDRLPSAAANAAPPPFPATVLAGAIAILAWLALAAQTDLTLHRMLLRGFDTLDALLRLASYLTNLTVLLVALSFTCVTLRVRVRPLRFLAGPAAPGAVTVYIVFVGVAYNVLLRHLWTPHGFRALLNESLHTVLPLLCAVYWLRFVPYCRLSRRERLAWFIYPLGYLVVTFWRGSVTDFYPYPFIDVGELGYARVILNSALLFAAFVVLMAVFTAINARRRPLAGADVLSVDE; translated from the coding sequence ATGTCTGACCGCCTGCCTTCCGCCGCCGCGAACGCCGCGCCGCCGCCCTTCCCCGCGACCGTGCTGGCTGGCGCGATCGCCATACTGGCGTGGCTCGCGCTGGCGGCGCAAACCGACCTCACGCTGCACCGCATGCTGCTGCGCGGCTTCGACACCCTCGACGCCCTCCTGCGCCTCGCGTCCTATCTCACCAACCTCACCGTGTTGCTCGTCGCGCTCAGCTTCACGTGTGTGACCTTGCGCGTGCGCGTCCGGCCGCTGCGTTTTCTCGCCGGGCCGGCAGCGCCCGGCGCGGTCACGGTGTACATCGTGTTCGTGGGCGTGGCGTACAACGTGCTGCTGCGTCACCTGTGGACACCGCACGGTTTTCGCGCGCTCCTGAACGAAAGCCTGCACACCGTTTTGCCGCTGCTCTGCGCCGTGTATTGGCTGCGATTCGTGCCGTATTGCCGTCTCTCGCGGCGCGAGCGTCTTGCGTGGTTCATCTATCCGCTCGGCTATCTCGTGGTCACATTCTGGCGCGGCAGCGTGACCGACTTTTACCCTTATCCTTTCATCGATGTCGGCGAACTCGGCTATGCGCGCGTGATCCTCAATAGTGCGCTATTGTTTGCGGCGTTCGTTGTGTTGATGGCGGTATTCACGGCGATCAATGCGCGGCGTCGGCCGCTTGCCGGGGCCGATGTGTTATCCGTCGACGAATAA
- a CDS encoding DUF1697 domain-containing protein — protein sequence MPAYIALLRAVNVGGTGKLAMSDLREMCEAIGFTHVRTYIASGNVVFESRLGEAAVRQQLEARLEAYAGKPVGVLVRTAEELAAVLKANPFGEAAPDRTVAIFLDTPPAADALSGASGVNSEEMALGPREIYVHYPDGIGKSKLKIAAAKNGTARNMNTVAKLLEMAQA from the coding sequence ATGCCTGCCTATATCGCCTTATTGCGCGCCGTGAATGTCGGCGGCACCGGCAAACTCGCCATGTCCGACTTGCGCGAGATGTGCGAAGCCATCGGCTTCACGCACGTGCGCACGTATATCGCCAGCGGCAATGTCGTCTTCGAAAGCCGGCTCGGCGAGGCTGCCGTGAGGCAACAACTCGAAGCCCGGCTCGAAGCGTATGCGGGCAAGCCCGTGGGCGTGCTGGTACGCACGGCCGAAGAACTGGCCGCCGTGCTGAAGGCGAATCCGTTCGGCGAGGCGGCGCCCGATCGAACCGTTGCGATCTTCCTCGATACCCCACCGGCCGCCGACGCGCTCTCCGGTGCCAGTGGCGTGAATAGCGAGGAAATGGCGCTGGGCCCACGCGAAATCTACGTGCATTACCCGGACGGCATCGGCAAATCGAAACTCAAGATCGCCGCCGCGAAAAACGGCACTGCACGCAATATGAATACCGTCGCGAAGTTGCTGGAAATGGCGCAGGCATGA